The following DNA comes from Actinomycetota bacterium.
TAAAAGTATTGTTTGCCAAAGAAGTTTATACCATAAATCCGGCCTTGGTTCAAGCTGATCGCCAAACCCTTCATGCAGCTTTTAAAACAGCCGGATTTACCTGAAGCTTGCCTGGCTATAAAGATTTGGACTTTAGAATTCTATCAGCTACAACTTATATCTCAATATAGCAGCTATGCCTCCTGCTGCTGACAGCCTCTGGTTTCCTTCTACGTCTATGACTTCACAGCCCTGCCCCAAAGCATCTTCTACTATCTCATCAACTATGTCGTGATAATAAACAAGCTGTCCCTCACAGTAAGGGCATCCTTCCTGCTTTTCCACACTAATATATTGGCAGGAATCACAAACATAACCTTCCTGTATTAGGTTGCGGTCATACACCAGGGTCCTTATCTGTTCTATAAGTAAAGCCTTAATGGTAGCTTTTATCCCCGCTACTGCCCAGCCATTGGGATTATATTCGTCAAAAAGATCATCCACTAATTTATCTTTAGTCGCCTTTTCATACTGGTCTACCAGCTCCTGGGCCTTTTTGCTTATTTGCCACACCTCAGTATCTGGCTGCGCTTCAATCTGTCCAATTTTTTTGGACTGCAGGTAATTGTGCAGGTAGTTGGAAAAATTAGATAATATTTCTTTTCGGCCAGCTACTATCAAATAGTCAAATTTTCCCTGGCTGAACAGCTCCATGGTTTTATCATTTATAATTTTAAAGAAGCGGTGGAGCTTTTCCTCAATCTTGCCCAGCAGTTTCTTTTCCCTGAAAGCAGCTTCGCTCCTGAAATTAACCTTGGAGGGTACGTCATTTATAAAGGCGGCCAGGTATTCATTTATCTGCCCCAGATAAAGGAGGTATATCTGGGCTTTCTCACGGTCCATGAGCAAAATAGCATATTTGTTAAAGCTTTGCACCATAGACCTTAAGTTCTGTGTATGGGGTTTGGGATCTACAATTATTTTGGACCTCATCACTATGGGAAAAGCCAGTTCTTGCCATAATTGTTCCCCATCTGAAAATATGAGAAGTGTTTTTGCCGAATCAGCCTTAAACCTGTCATCCACATAACTTTTAATCTTTTCAAAAATATCATAAACCTTTTTTTTATCTTCCCGGGGAATACCAGGATTATTTTCCAGTTCATCTTTTTTTTGGGTTATCATGGAATTTAGAGTGGTCAGGTAGCCTCTTTTATCGGTCCTGGCCCCATCTACCATCAAATAAAGCGATACAACCAGGTTTCCTGAAGGCTTGTAATCCAGTACCTGCGCCAATCCTATTTTACCGCTGTTATCTTTATTCATCTAACCTCCCCTTATCTTAGAAAATGCTTTTAATTAACTTCAAAATTTAATATCATTATACAATATTTATCCTTACATTTTTATCATTACCAAATTAGTAATAGGATTACAGATGCTTGCTTTCATTGGCTATAAATTTATTGAATTTCTTGCTTTTGTTATCCCCTATCCTATTGCCTATTTTATTGCCAGGATACTGGCCAGGCTGGCAGTAGCAGCCAGGATTAATCTTACTCCCTTAAAAAAGAATATTTCCCGGGTACTTGCCTTAAAGCAGGATGACCCCCGTGTTTATAAAACGGCTATAATGATTTACAAGAATTGGCTGATGAATGTGGTTGATTTTCTCAAACACAAGCGGGTATCCAGGGACAAGCTGAAGCAGCTGATAGAGCTGGAGGGCATGGAAAATTTAAAAAATGCCCTTAAAAAAGGTAAGGGAGCCATAATATTTACAGCACATATTGGAAATTTTGAGTGGGGTGCCTGCAGGATAGCGGTAGAAATAGAGAATACCTGGGGCATGGGCATGAGGCGGAAATATGAACCCCTCAATAGGTTTTTCGAGTCAAAAAGGATATCCAAAAGACTTCATACCATCTATAATAACCGTCTTTTAAACATATTCAGGATTTTAGAACAAAACGGAGTTGTAGCCATACCTACTGATTGGGACCCCACTGATAAGGCAGATCCAGTAGACTTTTTTGGTAAAAAATCAAAAATCCCTTACGGCCCCATTGTAACTGCATTAAAATCAGGGGCACCCCTTCTACCCAGTTTTATCTATAGAAAAGAAAAATATACCCATCACCAGGTAATTGGCCCGCCCCTGGCTATTGACAGCAGCAAAGACGCTTCCCATAATTTGGACAGGATGGTGGAAGTTTTGGAAGCTTATATTAGAAAGCATATTGACCAGTGGGAAATGTTCCATGATATTTGGGTTGACTAATATCCGGTTATAATTCTATATTTAATGTATTATGTCCAAACAAAAAGACTCAAATAACAGCAAGATTATATCCAAGAATATTTGGCATACATTAAGCACCCCACAGCTGCTGGAAAAACTTTCTACTTCTGCCCAGCAGGGTCTATCCAGCCAGGAGGCCCGTCAACGCTTAGCCTCTTTCGGCAAAAATGAACTGGAAGAAAAAAAAGGCAGGTCTCCTTTTAAAATATTTTTATCCCAATTTAACGACTTCATGATATGGATACTTATAGCAGCCGCCTTTATTTCAGGGGTGATTGTCAGGGAGATTACCGATGCCATTGTAATACTGATTATATTAGTTATTAATTCCGTGCTGGGTTTTGTCCAGGAATACCGGGCTGAAAAAGCACTGCAGGCACTAAAGGAGCTGGCCAGTCCCACGGCCAAGGTTATAAGGGACGGCCAAGAGCTGCAGGTTAATTCCAATCTTCTGGTCCCCGGGGATATAGTTAAACTGACTGCCGGGGACCTGGTACCGGCAGACTGCCGGGTTTTGGAACAGGTTAACCTGCAGACCAATGAGGCTCCCATTACCGGTGAATCCATGCCTGTAGACAAAATTAATACCGCTTTAGACAACCCCCAGCTGGGTATCGGGGATCGTATCAACTTATTATTTAGCGGTACCGTCATCACCCGGGGCAGGGGCAGGGCTGTGATTGTAGAAACCGGAAAAAATACAGAAATAGGCAAGATAGCCTCCATGGTGCAGCAGGAAGAAGAGCTTACTCCCCTGCAGAAGGAATTGAAAACAGTAGGCAAAAAGATAGGGATAATATGCATAGTAATAAGTGTAATAGTATTTGGATCTGGCCTGCTTAAAGGAAATCCCCTGGGTGAAATGCTGCTGGTAGCAGTGGCTTTGGCGGTAGCAGCTATACCCGAAGGGCTTCCAGCCATAGTTACCGTTTCACTGGCTTTAGGGGTGCAGAAGATGGCCAAGAATAATGCTTTGATCAGGAAACTCAGCTCGGTGGAAACCCTGGGAGGGGTTACTGTAATATGTACAGATAAAACCGGTACCCTTACTATTAATAAGATGATGGTAAGAAAAATTTTTACCGGCCTTAATGAAGATAAACCATATTCTGACTATATCAGCCAACAGGATAAAAGCAGCCTAAAGCCTTCAGGACAGGGCTTAAATTACCTGCTCCAGGCAGCCCTTCTCTGCAATGATGCTTATTATATAGATGAGCAAAAAGGCACGGTCAGCGGTGACCCTACTGAAACCGCGCTATTGGAGCTGGGGCAGTCTTATTCTCTGTCCAAATCTGATTTGGAACAGAAAATGCCCCGGATAGCTGAAGAGCCGTTTGACTCTGAACGGAAAATGATGACTACCGTACACCAGGACCAAAAAGAGCACCTATTATTCTCCAAGGGTGCTCCCGAGGTCATCTTAAGCCGCTGCAGCCGGATAATAAAGGAGGGCCAGGTTACCCCCCTTACCGACCAGGACAGGCAAAATATAGCCAATAACCATACCGGCCTGGCTAAAAATGCTATGCGTACCTTGGCCTTTGCTTTTAAAGCCTTGGACCAGATCCCCTCAGCAAAAGAGGTAGGCAGGTTAGAGCAGGATTTAATTTATTGCGGTTCAATAGGCATGATAGATCCTCCCCGTCCGGAAGCGGCAGCAGCTATCAAGCAATGCAAAAGGGCTAATATCGGAGTTATCATGGTCACTGGTGACCACAAGTTGACTGCCCAGGCTATCGGCACCGAGCTGGGGCTTCTTGATGAAGGGGACCTGGTGCTGGACGGCCAAGAGCTGGATGCGCTTTCTGCGGAAGAGCTGCAGCAGCAGATTGAAAATATTAAGATCTTTGCCCGGGTATCTCCTGCCAATAAGGTGGCCATTGTGGATGCCTTAAAAAAGAACCAGCATATTGTAGCCATGACTGGAGATGGCATAAATGACGCTCCTTCTTTAAAGAAAGCTGATATAGGAGTAGCTATGGGAATAACCGGTACTGATGTCAGTAAAGAATCCAGTGAGATGATACTAACTGATGACAATTTTGCCACCATAGTAAAAGCCATAAGGCAGGGGCGGATTATTTATGATAATTTGAAAAAATTCATACTATTCCTTTTGTCCTGCAATATTTCTGAAGTGCTGCTTATGTTTATAGCCATAGTGTTTGGCGACTACATCTTCTACCTTATACTGGGAGAGCGGGGATTTTTATATATACCCCTGCTGCCGGTACAGATATTATGGATGAACCTGATTACTGACGGCCTGCCTGCAATGGCTTTGGGGGTAGACCCTCCAGAAGCAAATATAATGGAACGGAAAGCCCAGAAGAACAAGGAACAAATACTTAGCCCCCGAAGGCTGGGTATTGTCAGCTGGCAGGGACTGGTGCTAACCTTTGGGGCTTTGTTTGTGTTTTTTGCCGGACCGGTAATATTTCCCCATAATACTCAGCATGATATAGATATATTCCACACCAGCGTGTTTACTACCCTGGTGCTTTCACAGCTGTTCCATACTTTTAATTTCAGGTTCCAAAACCGGGGGATATTTACCAAAGATATTTTTGCCAACAAATACCTGAATCTGGCAATTATTGCCTCCATTCTTCTGCAGGCAGCTATTATCTATATTCCCTGGCTGCAGGATATTTTCAATACTACCGCCCTTTCCCTAAATCACTGGCTGCTTATTGTTATTAGCTCTTTGGTACCAGTAATAATTATTAATTTCATTAACCAGATAAGATATAAGACTTCAGGTAAGGGAGATTGAGTGCATCACACCTGTATTAAATTAAACTCCTCCCTTAATTATGACCTGGAAGTAAACCGCTGGACCGCTGCCGATGAACAGGCTGTGGTTCAAATTGCCCATGGGATGGCAGAACATTCAGCCAGGTATGGCCCTTTTGCCCAATTCCTAACCAACAACCATATCTCAGTTTATGCCCACGACCACCGGGGGCATGGAAAACTAGCCCAGCAGCAGGGCCAGGCTGGTTTATGCCCTCCCCAAAGAGGCTGGCAGTATATGATAGAGGATATGCTAAAAGTAAACAGGCATATAAAAGAAAGCCATCCCGGAAAACCCGTATTTATGCTGGGACACAGCATGGGCTCCCTGTTGGCTATCAATTTTGCTTATCTTTATGGCGACTTCATAGATGGACTGTTGCTTACCGGAGTGGCCAGCCCTCAACCCATTTTCTCCAGGATAGGTCTGGTTATAGCAGCCCTGCAATCAAGATTTAAAGGAATACATGCCCCCAGCCAGCTGCTGCATAATATGCTTTTCGGTGGATACAATAAACATTTTATGCCTGCCCGAACAGATTATGATTGGCTGAGTACCAACACAGAAGCAGTGGATAACTATATTGCAGATCCCCATTGCGGCATTGTTTTCTGCACCAAATTTTTTTACGATTTAGCCCGGGCTACCCTGGATATTTATAAGGTAAGCAACCTGGAAAAAATACCAAAGACCCTGCCCTTGCTGTTGATGGCTGGAAGCCAGGATGCAGTAGGCCACATGACTAAAGGGGTTGAAAAAGTCTATCAGCTTTTCCAAAAAGCAGGGATAAAAGATTTGAAGTTTAAAATCTATGACCGTTGCCGGCATGAACTGTTGAATGAAGAAATAAGGTTAACCATATACCAGGATATAATAAACTGGATAAGCTCCCGCCTTTAGCTGTTTTTAAAGTAATGCAGAAACCGGTCTTCATACTGCGCATAAATATCCCAGCGATCCAGCTCATTTTTTAACTGGCCGGCATCAATTTCTCCCTTTTCAAACTGTTTAAATTTTTTATCAACTTCCAGCCTTACCGCTACCGGTATTCCAGAACGGTCCCGGGCCAGTACCGGCTTACCTTCAGCATTCAGGTTAATATAGTTCTTTTTAAACATCTCCGGCAGGTGTGACCGCTGTGCGCTATAGGTGATTACTTCCTGTATAAATTTAAACAGGGAGATATCCCAAAATTCATCTACTCCCTTTATCAGCCCGCAAGCCTGATCCTGGCTATTATTTATCTGGCTTTCAATATTTTCGGCAATAGCAGTAATAGGCTTGCTTACTATCTCCATCTGTTCAGCACTTTTTATAAATTTCAGGTTATATAAAATAAGGGCCAGGTCACTATCTTCCTTGGCCAGCATCTTTAAGGCTTCCTGCGCTTCAGGGCTGAATCCTTCCAGGCGCAACATATAGGAGGGGGTAATAAGTTTAGGTTTTTCCCAGGTGATTTTTCCCTGCCTGACTACTGTTTCTTCCTCTCCGCTTTCCCCTTCAAATTCCTTGTACAGGGGCTCAGATACTATAAAATAGCTCATGGTAGTAGAGCCGGATGTGGATAAATACTTCTGGGGAAGTATAAGCACTTCGGTGTTTTCCAATACGTATTTTATCTTATCTTCCATGTTCATTAATAACCTTCCTGATAGCGTAGATTAAAGAATACAATGGTTGGTAAAAAGTTACAAGGGAGGCATTCCCTTTCAGGAATCTATGGTTTGTGAAGCTATTATTTGGACTCCCGTGCCCAGCAAGTTTGCAGCCAGGCAATCACCTGCTTTTACCGGGGCTTCGGCCTTAATCTTTTTAACTTCCCTTATAAGTTGTGTCAATTTATCCTTTCTTACCGGATCCTTGCTCCTAACTGGCAGCCGGCGGGCTATTTTAGATTCTATGGTTATGGAAGTGGTTAATATCCTTACCGGATTAAATATCTCTTTTTGGACAAAATCCAGGCCCCGGGGGCATTGGTTTCCGCTTATACTTATAATTTTCTGCCCTGTGTAACAGACATCAAGCCGGCATCCTGCCGGGCAGGTAATACAGGTTAGCTGCTTAGTTTTCATAGCCTTCTGCCTCTACCACAATTTTCTGGTGTTTGGAAATTTCATATTTGGAAAAATCCTCCCTCCGCACTCTCCAAAGGACCATCTCACCCGGGTTAAGATATTTTTGGATTCGTTTCAGCCTGGTACCTTTAATACTGAGCCTGGCCTGGACAAAAGGCTGTTTAACCCTGATTTTAAATTCTACCCCATCGGTACCGGTAATTTTTTCGGGAATCAGCTGGCTAATACCCCGGCCAGCTGCCACTTCTATTTCAGGCCGGGCATGCCTTTTTCCCCTGATATAGTTTACTGCTGCTTTCCCGGCTAGATAAGCATCCCTGGTTACTTGGTCCACCAGGTCATAAACAAACAAGGAGTTGCCGCAGGAAAATATGCCTTCAGCAGAAGTGGAAAAAAACTGGTCTACTGCAGGTCCTCCCGTGGCTGGATCCATCCCTATGCCAGCCTCCCTGGCCAGCTCATTTTCCGGTATTAGCCCTACTGACAGCAGCAGGGTATCGCATTTTACTATTTTAGCGGCCCCGCTTACAGTATTTGTTATCTCTACTGCCTGCAGCCTCCCCCCGCCTATAATGCGGGAAACGGTAGAATGAAAGGCTAAGGGTATATCATAATCCTCCAGGCATTGCACTATATTTCTATTAAGACCGGAAGAATAAGGCATAAGCTCATAAACCCCTTCCACCTGGCATCCTTCCCATATAAGCCTTCTGGCCATAATTAGGCCAATATCACCAGACCCCAATATTACTGCTTTTTTTCCAGGCAGGCAGCCGTACAGGTTTATCATTCTCTGGGCTACCCCGGCGGTGTAAACTCCGGCAGGCCTGCTTCCGGCAATGGATAGTGCCCCCCTGGTTCTTTCCCTGCATCCAGAGGCCAGTATTATGGCCTTACCCCTGATAGTGCTAAAGCCAGCTTTCTTGCTGGCAATTATTACCTCCTTGGCCCTATTGATAGACAAGGCCATGGTATCCAGCCTTACTTCTATATCAAGGTTTTTTACTTGGTCTATGAATAACTGGGCATATTCAGGCCCGGTAAGCTCTTTCTTAAAAATATTTAAGCCAAAACCGGCATGGATGCATTGAGGCAGGATACCGCCTAAAAAATTCTCCCTCTCTACTACTACCATCCTATCCAAACCCATCTGCCGGGCTTTACAGGCGGCAGCCAGCCCTGCCGGTCCTCCCCCTATAATAATGAGGTCATATGAATTACTCACAATATGCTTCCTAAAACCATTTTTGAACCTGTTCCTTTTTTAGTCAATTCCTCCAGGGGCAGGCCCAGTTCCCTGGCTAGGATATCTAATATTTTAAGGCTGCAGTATCCGCCCTGGCACCGGCCCATACCCGCCCTGGTCCTAAACTTGATGCCATCCAGGGTTCTGGCTCCCCTGGCTATGGCTTCCACTATTTCTGCTTCAGTTATTTTCTCACACCGGCATATTATCCTTCCATAGCCGGGATTTGTTTTATACAGAGCCTGGTTGGCCCTATATTGGGACTGGTCAAGTTTCAATATGGATTTTCTTATTGGATTAAAACGGCGGTTAGGTGTAACTTTTAACCCTGAATCCTGGAGCAGGCCTATAGCCATCCGGGCAATAGCAAAAGCACAGGTTAGCCCTGGAGATTGTATCCCTGCTAAATTTATAAAACGCCGATTTGTTGCTGAAGCTGATATTACAAAATCATTGGTATCGGATACAGCCCTTATTCCGGCAAAGGAAGTTATAGCCTGGCTAAAAGGTATACCGGGAAACCAGCTGAGCGCTTTATTTTTAATCCGGGCCAAGCCCTGCTCAGTGGTCTCTGTATCAATCTTTTTTAAAGGCTCATAATCCGGTCCTATCAGGGTGTTTCCACCTATAGTAGGGGTTACCAGGATGCCCTTGGACCTTTTTTCCCTGCCCCTGGTAAGGGGAAAATTAATATGGGATACAAAGCCTTCAGTTTCCCGGTCCAGCAGTATATACTGTCCCTTTACCGGATTAATGGTAAAACTGTGGTCGCCTATCATCCCGGCTATGCGGTGGGCAGCAATCCCTGCTGCATTAATTATATAATCTGACTCAATGGCCATTGAGTCAGAGTGCAAAATAAAGGATTTACCGGCCTTAATCCCCTGCACCTCAAAACCTAATAAAAATATGGCCCCATTTGCCCTGGCATTCTCGTAAGCGGCAATGGCCGCTTCATAGGGAGATACAATACAGGCATCGGGAGCATATAGGGCGGCGGTAACCTGGCTGCTTACAGCCGGCTCCAGATCTTTTATTTTAGAATAGCTGCGTAGTAAAGATAGTTTTTGTATCCCCTGCCGTTTCCCCTGGCTGTAGAGCTGCTCCAGGGCGCTAATGCCTTCCGGGCTGCTGGCGTTTACCAGGGAACCAATATTTTTTAAGGGTATATCTAACTCTGGGGCATTCTGCCTGAATATCTTGTTCCCCTGATGGGTTAACTTTAATTTCAAGCTTCCTGGCTCCCCTGCATATCCTGCATGCAGGATACCGCTGTTAGCCTTGGTGGTTTGCCAGCCTACATCCTGCTCTTTTTCTAGGACCGCTATGGTCAGGTTGTACCTGGAAAGTTCGCGGGCTAAGCAGCATCCGGTAATTCCCGCTCCTATGATAGCTATATCTGCTTTAAAAAAAGGTTTAGGTTTTTGTGCAGCCATTCTAAAATTTAATCCTTATTAGGGAAGGCCATAAAATTCTTACAGTTACTTTTCATCAGCCCAGTTCCGGGACCGCTCCACAGCCTTTTGCCATTTACTGTATAGTTTTTTTCTAAGACCAGCTTCCATCTCAGAAAAATATCTTTCATATTCCATAGGGTTCTTGATATCCTTGGCAGAAGGCCATAAGCCCATGCCCAGCCCTGCCCCATACATGGCTCCCAGAGCAGTAATTTCGGCAATATCCAGCTTGTCTATTTCCTTTCCGGTTATATCCGCCAGTATCTGGCAGAAAAGCCTGTTTTTGGTAACACCGCCGTCAATTCTTACCTGGGGCAGGTGCAAACCGGTTTCCTTTTCCAACACATTAAGCACATCCAGGGTACGGTAGGCTATGGATTCCACCGCTGCCCTTATTATCTGTTTTTTATTGGTAGCCCGGGTTATTCCAATCAGCATGCCCCGGGCCAAAGGATCCCAATAAGGGGCGCCCAGCCCGGTAAAGGCAGGGACTATAAACAAATTATCCTGGTAATCCTCTCCGGCCGCTAAAAATTCAATATCTTTGTAATCCCCTATGATCCCCATGCCCTCCTTAAGCCATTGGAATATGCTGCCCGTATTGTATACGGACCCTTCCAGGGCATAATAGACTTCCCGGCCATTACTGTAAAAAATAGTAGAAAGCAGGCCGTGATGGCTGTTAATTTTATCTATGCCGCTGTTCATCATGATAAAAGAGCCGGTACCGAAGGTTGATTTTATATCCCCTTTAGAAAAGCACCGCTGCCCGAATAATGCTGCCTGTTGATCTCCAAATACGCAGGCTATGGGTATGCCGGCCCCAAAGGGAGAGCCGGCCTTGGTCTGTCCAAAATGCTGGTGGCCGTAGCTGGGCATGGCCTGGGGTAATATATTTTTGGGTACCCCGAAAATTTCCAGCAGCTCCTGGTCCCATTCCAGCTGGTTGATATCAAACAGTAAAGTGCGGGAAGCATTGGAATAATCGGTAACATGCTTGCCGGCCAGTTTATAGATTATATAGGAGTCCAAAGTACCAAAAGCCGCTTTGCCTGCCTGGGCCAGTTCATTTATATGCGGATAGTGGTTAAGAAGCCAGGCAATTTTAGTGGCAGAAAAATAAGGGTCTATGGTCAATCCTGTTTTTTGCTTTACCAGCATTTCATAACCCTTGTCCTGGAGCAGCCTGCACTGGGCAGAAGTTCTCCGGTCCTGCCAAACAATAAGGTTGGCCATCGGCCGGCCGGAATCCTTTTCCCATATGGCTACCGACTCCCTTTGGTTAGTAATTCCCAGAGCCATAATCTGGTTTGACTCTATGTTTGCTTGATCGATGGCCCCTTCAATAACCAAAATTACCGCAGACCAAATTTCTTCCAGGTCCTCTTCCACCCAACCGGGATAGGGATAAACCTGGGCAATAGGCTGAAAAGCCTGGGCATGCACATTGCCATCCAGGTTAAATATTATAAACCTAATTGAAGTAGTTCCCAGATCCAATACTCCTATATAATCCTGGCGGGAAGGATTTTGCCTATAGGCTTTAGCGGAAACCTGGGGTATGGTATCACTTTTTGACAGGAGCACTATTTAGGGTTCCTCCTTTGTATATAAAAGATATATCATATATTATAATGGATAGGGTTCAATTTAAAAACAATAGTTTTGAACCAAGACTAAAGGAGGGCTATGGAACCTGTGGTTCACCATATGGGATTAGCCCGGCTAGAGCTGGCAACAGGCGATATAACCAAGCAAAAGACAGAGGCCATAGTAAATGCAGCCAACACCCGGCTTTCACCGGGAGGGGGAGTTTCTGGCGCTATACACCAGGCAGCCGGACCGGAACTTTGGAAGGAAGCAAGAACTCTGGGAGGGTGCCCTACCGGGGAAGCCAGGATAACCAAGGGATACCTTTTACCTGCCCGCTTTGTAATACACACCGTAGGTCCTGTATACAGCAATTCTTCCCAGGATCCTAAAAAGCTAAGCAGTTGTTATAAGAGCAGCTTAGACCTGGCTTTAGGCTACAACCTAAACAGCATATCTTTTCCTTCCATAAGCACCGGCATATTTGGATACCCTGTAGAACCCGCCTCAATTATTGCCTTAAATACAGTAATAGATTATCTTGAAAAGAATCATAAGCCTGCTTTAGTCAGGTTTGTTCTCTACTCAGATACAGATTTTAACACCTACCATAACAGCCTGGATAAGATTCTAAACCCGCATTAGGAGCATTTGGAGTACCCGCAGTTTCTGCATACATAGCATCCGCCCTCCGGCTCCATGATTCCGCCACAATCTTCTTCAGGACAGATCATAATCGATTTAGGACCGCTTTTTATATCCAGATCAAACTTGTTGGTACCCTTTGCTGAATATTCTATAGCCTTTCCTATGGCATCGGGGCAGGAAAGCACATGGGTATTATCATCCGCAATACAGGTTATGCACCTGATGCCCTCCAGCTGGCTTAATATGGAGTCGATCTCTATGCCGGACCTTATGGATATGCTTATCAGGCGGCCTATGGCTTCGGTTAAGGCTGAGCATCCTTCTTCACCTGTATTGGTAAATACCTCACAGATACCTTTTTCATCGGAGTTAACGGTCACATAGAGCTTTCCGCAGCCTCCGATTAAATATTTCTTGGTCATGCCCCTGGTAACATCAGGCCTGGGCCTGGGCTTTATAGTAGCTGATAGGGTCCTTGCCTCCGGGGAAATAAGGTTTTCTTCCTGCTTTGGGTCCTTGCTTTCTACCTGTAATACCTGGCTGTCCCTGCTTCCATCCCTATATATGGTAATGCCCTTACACCCCAGCCGGTAAGCCAGCATATATACATCTTCAACATCCTTTTCGGAAGCATTATGGGGAAAGTTTACCGTCTTGGACACAGCATTATCCACAAATTTTTGGAAAGCTGCCTGCATCCTTACATGCCATACCGGTGTAATTTGATGGGCAGTTACGAATACCCTTCTATGTTTCTGGGGAACTTCTTCCAGGCCATCCAGGTTACCCTGTTCTGCAATCTTTATCATAAGTTCAGGAGAGTAGAAATCCTCCTGGCGGGCTATGTGTTCAAAATAGGGATTTACTTCTACCAGCTTATCATTGTCCATAACATTTTTAGTAAAAGAAATAGCAAATATGGGCTCGATACCGCTGGAGCATCCCGCAATTATGCTCAAGGTTCCAGTGGGGGCAATGGTGGTAGTAGTAGAATTTCTGATAGGTTCTTCATCAGGGCTGTCATAGACACTGCCTCTAATAGCGGGGAAAGGTCCCCTTTCCCTGGCCAGGTTCCTGGAAGCCTGCTTGGATTCATCCTGTATAAAACTCATAACTTCTCTGCCCAGCTCCAATGCCTCTTCACTGTTATAAGGGACATCCAGCTGTATAAGCATATCAGCAAAACCCATAACTCCCAAACCAATCTTACGGTTCTGGTGAACCATCTGGGTAATTTTATCCAAAGGATATTTGCTCATGTCTATAACATCATCTAAAAACCTTACTGCCACATGGACTATTTCCCTTAATTTTTCATAATCAATTATCTTGGACGCTGCCTCTTCCTTAACCATATGAGCCAGGTTAATAGAACCTAAATTACAGGCTTCGTAAGGAAGCAGGGGCTGCTCTCCGCAGGGGTTGGTACTCTCTATCTGGCCCATATTAGGGGTAGGGTTATCCTTGTTCAGCCTATCTAAGAATACGATACCGGGATCCCCATTGGACCAAGCATGTTTTACTATTTTCTCAAATATCTCTCTGGCCCGGTAATGATCTACCACTTCTTTGGTCCTGGGGTTTAAAATCTCATACTCGGTATCATTTTCTACCGCTTTCATAAAAGTTTCAGTAACCCCTACCGATATATTAAAATTGGTAAGTTTTTCACAATCTTCCTTGGCG
Coding sequences within:
- a CDS encoding NAD(P)/FAD-dependent oxidoreductase, with the protein product MAAQKPKPFFKADIAIIGAGITGCCLARELSRYNLTIAVLEKEQDVGWQTTKANSGILHAGYAGEPGSLKLKLTHQGNKIFRQNAPELDIPLKNIGSLVNASSPEGISALEQLYSQGKRQGIQKLSLLRSYSKIKDLEPAVSSQVTAALYAPDACIVSPYEAAIAAYENARANGAIFLLGFEVQGIKAGKSFILHSDSMAIESDYIINAAGIAAHRIAGMIGDHSFTINPVKGQYILLDRETEGFVSHINFPLTRGREKRSKGILVTPTIGGNTLIGPDYEPLKKIDTETTEQGLARIKNKALSWFPGIPFSQAITSFAGIRAVSDTNDFVISASATNRRFINLAGIQSPGLTCAFAIARMAIGLLQDSGLKVTPNRRFNPIRKSILKLDQSQYRANQALYKTNPGYGRIICRCEKITEAEIVEAIARGARTLDGIKFRTRAGMGRCQGGYCSLKILDILARELGLPLEELTKKGTGSKMVLGSIL
- the glpK gene encoding glycerol kinase GlpK; this encodes MLLSKSDTIPQVSAKAYRQNPSRQDYIGVLDLGTTSIRFIIFNLDGNVHAQAFQPIAQVYPYPGWVEEDLEEIWSAVILVIEGAIDQANIESNQIMALGITNQRESVAIWEKDSGRPMANLIVWQDRRTSAQCRLLQDKGYEMLVKQKTGLTIDPYFSATKIAWLLNHYPHINELAQAGKAAFGTLDSYIIYKLAGKHVTDYSNASRTLLFDINQLEWDQELLEIFGVPKNILPQAMPSYGHQHFGQTKAGSPFGAGIPIACVFGDQQAALFGQRCFSKGDIKSTFGTGSFIMMNSGIDKINSHHGLLSTIFYSNGREVYYALEGSVYNTGSIFQWLKEGMGIIGDYKDIEFLAAGEDYQDNLFIVPAFTGLGAPYWDPLARGMLIGITRATNKKQIIRAAVESIAYRTLDVLNVLEKETGLHLPQVRIDGGVTKNRLFCQILADITGKEIDKLDIAEITALGAMYGAGLGMGLWPSAKDIKNPMEYERYFSEMEAGLRKKLYSKWQKAVERSRNWADEK
- a CDS encoding macro domain-containing protein translates to MEPVVHHMGLARLELATGDITKQKTEAIVNAANTRLSPGGGVSGAIHQAAGPELWKEARTLGGCPTGEARITKGYLLPARFVIHTVGPVYSNSSQDPKKLSSCYKSSLDLALGYNLNSISFPSISTGIFGYPVEPASIIALNTVIDYLEKNHKPALVRFVLYSDTDFNTYHNSLDKILNPH
- a CDS encoding vitamin B12-dependent ribonucleotide reductase; the encoded protein is MILTENAVKVLERRYLKRDQKGDLLENPNDMFLRVARNIATAEKNYGKSEEEISQIERKFFDIMSDLDFLPNSPTLMNAGKELQQLAACFVLPVGDSMEAIFQALKETALIQKSGGGVGYSFSNIRPKNDVVLSTKGVSSGPISFMTVFNAATDTIKQGGTRRGANMGILRVDHPDILEFITAKEDCEKLTNFNISVGVTETFMKAVENDTEYEILNPRTKEVVDHYRAREIFEKIVKHAWSNGDPGIVFLDRLNKDNPTPNMGQIESTNPCGEQPLLPYEACNLGSINLAHMVKEEAASKIIDYEKLREIVHVAVRFLDDVIDMSKYPLDKITQMVHQNRKIGLGVMGFADMLIQLDVPYNSEEALELGREVMSFIQDESKQASRNLARERGPFPAIRGSVYDSPDEEPIRNSTTTTIAPTGTLSIIAGCSSGIEPIFAISFTKNVMDNDKLVEVNPYFEHIARQEDFYSPELMIKIAEQGNLDGLEEVPQKHRRVFVTAHQITPVWHVRMQAAFQKFVDNAVSKTVNFPHNASEKDVEDVYMLAYRLGCKGITIYRDGSRDSQVLQVESKDPKQEENLISPEARTLSATIKPRPRPDVTRGMTKKYLIGGCGKLYVTVNSDEKGICEVFTNTGEEGCSALTEAIGRLISISIRSGIEIDSILSQLEGIRCITCIADDNTHVLSCPDAIGKAIEYSAKGTNKFDLDIKSGPKSIMICPEEDCGGIMEPEGGCYVCRNCGYSKCS